The Rhizobium leguminosarum genome includes a region encoding these proteins:
- a CDS encoding IS1380 family transposase, translating into MQTHCISAQFGFKGFDGHKVIAGFDGGAITSDAGALLLRHVDGAIGLFDRVAGCFIDGRDRKCTVHSMRTLVGQRIAAIALGYEDVDDHDTLRHDPVLALLSERLTPKRQDCAVLAGKSTLNRLEHGRPGAPTRYHKIAYDAGALEALFVELFVDAHDRPPEEIVLDLDATDDPLHGHQEGRFFHGYYDGYCYLPLYIFCGRHLLSAKLRRSNIDASAGAVEEVGRIVKQIRARWPNVRIILRADSGFARDELMDWCEANGVDYVFGLARNKRLEKKIAEALEEASLAAKASGQAARVFRDFLWSTKGSWSCRRRVVAKAEWTMAGANPRFIVTSLEPEYWAAQPLYEELYCARGDMENRIKECQLDLYADRTSAHTMRANQLRLWFASLAYVLICALRRLGLTGSRLADATCGTIRLKLLKIGAQVRISVRRIKVAMASACPYAEEFALAHARICAAAR; encoded by the coding sequence ATGCAAACACACTGTATCTCCGCGCAGTTCGGATTTAAAGGCTTCGACGGCCACAAAGTTATCGCTGGTTTTGACGGCGGCGCGATCACCTCGGATGCCGGTGCGCTGCTGCTTCGCCACGTCGATGGGGCCATCGGGCTATTCGACCGGGTGGCCGGCTGCTTCATTGATGGCCGCGATCGCAAGTGCACGGTCCACAGCATGCGCACGCTGGTCGGGCAGCGCATTGCAGCGATCGCGCTGGGCTATGAGGATGTCGACGATCACGACACGCTGCGCCACGACCCGGTACTTGCGCTGCTGTCGGAGCGGCTGACGCCGAAGCGACAAGACTGTGCGGTGCTTGCCGGCAAATCCACGTTGAACCGGCTGGAGCACGGCCGCCCCGGCGCGCCGACGCGCTATCATAAGATCGCCTATGACGCAGGGGCGCTGGAAGCGCTATTCGTGGAGCTGTTCGTGGACGCACACGACAGGCCGCCGGAGGAGATCGTGCTCGATCTCGACGCCACCGACGATCCGCTGCACGGCCATCAGGAAGGGCGGTTCTTCCACGGCTATTATGACGGCTATTGCTATTTGCCGCTCTACATCTTTTGCGGCCGGCATCTGCTTTCGGCCAAGCTGCGACGCTCCAATATCGACGCCAGCGCCGGCGCGGTCGAGGAGGTCGGGCGGATCGTCAAGCAGATCCGCGCGCGCTGGCCCAACGTGCGCATCATCCTGCGGGCCGATTCCGGCTTTGCCCGCGACGAACTGATGGACTGGTGCGAGGCAAACGGCGTCGACTATGTCTTTGGCCTTGCCCGCAACAAGCGGTTGGAAAAGAAGATCGCCGAGGCCCTGGAGGAAGCGAGCCTTGCGGCCAAGGCAAGCGGCCAGGCTGCCCGCGTCTTCCGCGACTTCCTGTGGTCGACGAAGGGCAGCTGGTCATGCCGGCGGCGGGTGGTGGCCAAGGCCGAATGGACGATGGCGGGGGCCAATCCGCGCTTCATCGTCACCTCGCTGGAACCGGAATACTGGGCGGCACAACCGCTTTACGAGGAGCTTTACTGCGCCCGTGGCGATATGGAGAACCGCATCAAGGAATGCCAGCTCGATCTCTATGCCGACCGCACCAGCGCCCACACCATGCGCGCCAATCAGTTGCGGCTCTGGTTTGCATCCTTGGCCTATGTGCTGATCTGTGCGCTACGCCGCCTCGGCCTCACCGGTAGCCGCCTTGCCGATGCCACCTGCGGCACGATCCGATTGAAGCTCTTGAAGATCGGCGCCCAGGTCCGCATCTCCGTCCGCCGCATCAAGGTGGCGATGGCTTCGGCCTGCCCATATGCCGAGGAATTTGCCCTGGCTCACGCCCGAATATGCGCCGCGGCCCGATGA
- a CDS encoding pyridoxal phosphate-dependent aminotransferase, which produces MSAFSRFTPLASALPSTVPFVGPEAIERQRRLAVSARIGANENGFGPAASVFAAMREEAGNIWKYNDPENFALREALAAHLGVSATNIAIGSGIDELLGQIVRLVIEQGAPVVTSLGAYPTFNFHVAGFGGRLVPVPYANDREDLDGLLDAVKRENAPLVYFANPDNPMGSWWDADSIVAFAHALPETTLMVLDEAYSETGPAGSLPSISSLIELPNVVRTRTFSKAYGLAGSRTGYAISTAGTAQAFDKIRNHFGMNRLATAAALAALKDQAYLVEVVGKIHAGRERIGGIARANGLQPLPSATNFVAIDAGRDGAYARAIVDGLMERGVFIRIPGVAPLNRCIRVSVGPEADMALLEEALPQVLKQISR; this is translated from the coding sequence ATGTCCGCCTTTTCGCGCTTCACACCTCTTGCCAGCGCCCTGCCCTCCACAGTTCCCTTCGTCGGCCCCGAGGCGATCGAGCGCCAGCGCAGACTTGCCGTTTCGGCGCGCATCGGCGCCAATGAGAACGGCTTCGGCCCAGCGGCTTCCGTCTTTGCAGCGATGCGCGAGGAGGCCGGCAATATCTGGAAATACAATGATCCGGAGAATTTCGCGCTCCGGGAAGCGCTCGCCGCCCATCTCGGCGTCTCGGCCACCAATATCGCCATCGGCAGCGGCATCGACGAATTGCTCGGCCAGATCGTCCGGCTGGTGATCGAGCAGGGGGCGCCCGTCGTTACCTCACTCGGCGCCTATCCGACCTTCAATTTCCATGTCGCCGGTTTCGGCGGCCGGCTGGTGCCGGTTCCGTACGCAAACGACCGCGAGGATCTCGACGGGCTGCTCGATGCGGTGAAACGCGAGAATGCGCCGCTCGTCTATTTCGCCAATCCCGACAATCCGATGGGAAGCTGGTGGGATGCCGACAGCATCGTCGCTTTCGCCCATGCGCTGCCCGAGACGACGCTGATGGTGCTCGACGAGGCCTATAGCGAGACGGGGCCGGCAGGTTCGCTGCCGTCGATCTCCTCGCTCATCGAGCTGCCGAACGTCGTTCGCACCCGCACCTTCTCCAAAGCCTACGGACTTGCCGGCTCACGCACCGGATACGCGATCTCGACGGCAGGCACGGCACAGGCCTTCGACAAGATCCGCAATCATTTTGGCATGAACCGGCTGGCGACGGCAGCAGCGCTCGCGGCGCTGAAGGACCAGGCCTATCTCGTCGAGGTGGTCGGGAAAATCCATGCCGGCCGGGAGCGGATCGGCGGCATCGCCCGGGCGAACGGCCTTCAACCCCTGCCCTCGGCGACGAATTTCGTGGCGATCGACGCCGGCCGCGACGGCGCTTATGCCAGGGCGATCGTCGACGGATTGATGGAGCGCGGGGTTTTCATCCGCATCCCTGGTGTGGCGCCGCTCAACCGCTGCATTCGCGTCAGCGTCGGGCCGGAGGCGGATATGGCGCTTCTCGAAGAAGCGCTGCCGCAGGTGCTGAAACAGATCAGCCGATAA
- a CDS encoding pilus assembly protein PilZ: MTMLRATHLATVKSAVYDLRWEEFNVKRPARIVAVRPCLTGVSMRSAEIIDISQGGATFIVSTTAGLPKHYYLNILGLAYRIGCAEVYRNKERIGVRFINIMDPEVLRRVVRTDFMIGNMEAIDARRAPIFRA; encoded by the coding sequence ATGACTATGCTCCGCGCTACACACCTTGCCACGGTCAAATCCGCTGTCTACGACCTGCGCTGGGAAGAGTTCAACGTCAAGCGACCCGCCCGCATCGTCGCCGTCCGCCCGTGCCTGACCGGCGTGTCGATGCGAAGCGCCGAGATCATCGATATCTCGCAGGGCGGCGCCACCTTCATCGTTTCGACCACCGCCGGTCTGCCGAAACATTATTATCTCAACATTCTCGGCCTCGCCTACCGGATCGGCTGCGCCGAGGTCTACCGCAACAAAGAACGCATCGGGGTGCGGTTCATCAACATCATGGACCCCGAGGTTCTGCGCCGCGTCGTCCGCACCGATTTCATGATCGGCAACATGGAAGCAATCGACGCCCGGCGCGCGCCGATCTTCCGCGCGTGA
- a CDS encoding host attachment protein, whose protein sequence is MTDVKIPWKSWVVVCNGAKALIMQNAGDAQLMNLKVLETLTQPSEPDREIGADKPGRSHAADGFSRSAVEETNWQDQAEAQFLKQVAERLDELAQEKDVRRIVLVAPPKALGALRPALSADTQAAISVELAKDYTNMPIDEIERHLAA, encoded by the coding sequence ATGACCGACGTCAAAATCCCTTGGAAATCATGGGTCGTGGTCTGCAACGGAGCCAAGGCTCTGATCATGCAGAATGCCGGCGATGCCCAGCTGATGAACCTGAAGGTGCTGGAAACTCTAACGCAGCCGAGCGAGCCAGACCGCGAGATCGGCGCCGACAAGCCCGGCCGCAGCCATGCCGCCGATGGCTTCAGCCGCAGTGCTGTCGAGGAGACCAACTGGCAGGATCAAGCCGAAGCCCAATTCCTGAAACAGGTCGCAGAAAGGCTGGATGAGCTGGCGCAGGAAAAGGATGTCCGCCGCATCGTCCTCGTTGCGCCGCCGAAAGCACTCGGCGCGCTGCGGCCGGCGCTCAGCGCCGATACGCAAGCAGCGATCTCCGTGGAATTGGCGAAGGACTATACCAATATGCCGATCGATGAGATCGAGCGGCATCTCGCCGCCTGA
- a CDS encoding LysR family transcriptional regulator: protein MKDASWDDLQLFFHVATGGGLSAAATRTGFSAPTIGRRMLALERVTGRSLFSRGPTGYLLAKDGQELLDRVRLMQDAARAISDWRGEVLTLPIVSTAADSWTSRFVADHLASVWTPKDSFRMCYKTCDTSVDFTYREAHIAVRHSRPESGNVAIRRSVKAAHAAYQAAGYDEKNCNWISLGTDTAITPADKWTFEQPDSWITSWTNTPHMLFYLIRGGAGRGVLPCFIGDQESRLVRAGPVIDELTYDMWIVAHDDERQRPEVRIVIDRLAALFADHEDLFAGQKPSA, encoded by the coding sequence ATGAAAGATGCGAGCTGGGACGACCTGCAGCTTTTCTTCCATGTTGCGACCGGCGGCGGGCTTTCGGCGGCGGCGACACGCACCGGGTTCAGCGCACCGACGATCGGCCGGCGCATGCTGGCGCTCGAACGGGTGACGGGCCGCTCGCTCTTCAGCCGCGGCCCCACCGGTTATCTGCTCGCCAAGGACGGGCAGGAGCTGCTCGATCGCGTCCGGCTGATGCAGGATGCGGCGCGTGCGATCTCCGACTGGCGCGGCGAGGTGCTGACGCTGCCGATCGTCTCGACGGCCGCCGACAGCTGGACCTCGCGCTTCGTCGCCGACCATCTGGCAAGCGTCTGGACGCCGAAGGACAGCTTCCGTATGTGCTACAAGACCTGCGACACGAGCGTCGATTTCACCTATCGCGAGGCGCATATCGCCGTTCGCCACAGCCGGCCGGAGAGCGGCAACGTCGCGATCCGCCGGTCGGTCAAGGCGGCGCATGCGGCTTATCAGGCGGCCGGCTATGACGAGAAAAACTGCAACTGGATCTCGCTCGGCACCGATACCGCCATCACGCCGGCGGACAAATGGACGTTCGAACAGCCGGATTCCTGGATCACCAGCTGGACGAACACGCCGCATATGCTCTTTTACCTCATCCGCGGCGGTGCCGGCCGCGGCGTGCTCCCCTGTTTCATCGGCGATCAGGAGAGCAGGCTCGTCCGCGCCGGTCCTGTCATCGACGAACTGACCTACGACATGTGGATCGTTGCGCATGACGACGAACGGCAAAGGCCGGAGGTCAGAATCGTCATCGACCGCCTAGCGGCGCTCTTTGCCGATCATGAAGACCTGTTTGCCGGGCAGAAACCGTCCGCATGA
- a CDS encoding glyoxalase superfamily protein yields MTTTYPAIDELKTQAKRLRQAMNDRGTTLTHSAALEMIARQHGVRDWNTLAALAAKPNAAPKTPLFVGAHIRGRYLNQPFTGEVLALSALPGGDLHRITIHFDKPVDVVTFESFSAFRQRVNAQIDADGISPRKTSNGVPHLVLDL; encoded by the coding sequence ATGACGACGACCTATCCTGCCATTGATGAATTGAAGACCCAGGCCAAGCGCCTGCGCCAGGCGATGAACGATCGCGGCACCACCCTGACCCACAGTGCGGCCCTGGAAATGATTGCCCGCCAGCACGGCGTGCGCGATTGGAACACGCTCGCGGCCCTTGCGGCAAAGCCCAATGCCGCTCCAAAGACGCCGCTCTTCGTCGGCGCGCATATTCGCGGCCGTTATCTCAATCAGCCGTTCACCGGCGAAGTCCTGGCGCTTTCGGCCCTGCCCGGCGGCGACCTCCACAGGATCACCATCCATTTCGACAAGCCGGTGGATGTCGTCACCTTCGAGAGCTTTTCCGCCTTTCGCCAGCGTGTGAACGCGCAGATTGATGCCGACGGTATCTCGCCGAGAAAGACCTCGAACGGCGTGCCGCATCTGGTGCTCGATCTATAG
- a CDS encoding helix-turn-helix domain-containing protein has translation MSQFSTAPLLKTKMVTIRDIVCSGECRHKSDEECAHRTSLVYPYRGVFMRHVGRNDTVAEANQVLFFNVGQGYRISHPIEGGDACIDLAIDESMLEELTPKEQAQPGPPFSFRRQRRRIDPRAQALVALLRHGLSRNVAETLEAEILALTLVRRSLGERTSHAAGASAGRQKLVDRAKLVLSSDLARRWTLSEIAAEVGVSPVYLTQVFQQVEATPLYRYQLRLRLARALDLLGQYEDLTALGLDLGFSSHSHFSASFKQSFGQTPAEFQRSAQLRRK, from the coding sequence ATGTCGCAGTTCTCAACGGCACCGCTTCTGAAAACGAAGATGGTCACTATTCGTGACATCGTCTGCAGTGGCGAGTGCCGTCATAAGAGCGACGAGGAATGCGCCCACAGGACGAGCCTCGTCTATCCCTATCGCGGCGTCTTCATGCGGCATGTCGGCCGCAATGATACGGTGGCCGAAGCCAATCAGGTCTTGTTCTTCAATGTCGGTCAGGGATATCGGATCAGCCACCCTATCGAGGGTGGCGACGCCTGCATCGATCTGGCGATCGACGAATCCATGCTTGAAGAGCTTACGCCGAAGGAGCAGGCGCAGCCCGGCCCGCCCTTTTCCTTCCGCCGCCAGCGCCGACGGATCGATCCGCGCGCGCAGGCCCTGGTTGCGCTCCTACGTCATGGTCTCAGCCGCAACGTCGCCGAAACGCTGGAAGCGGAAATATTGGCGCTGACGCTCGTGCGCCGTTCGCTCGGCGAGCGCACATCGCATGCGGCGGGTGCCAGTGCCGGCCGGCAGAAACTCGTCGACCGGGCAAAGCTGGTGCTTTCTTCCGATCTCGCGCGGCGCTGGACACTTTCGGAAATCGCCGCCGAAGTGGGCGTCTCGCCCGTTTATCTCACCCAGGTCTTCCAACAGGTCGAGGCGACGCCGCTCTATCGCTACCAGCTGCGGCTGCGGCTTGCCCGCGCGCTCGATCTGCTCGGCCAGTATGAGGATCTGACCGCGCTCGGTCTCGATCTCGGCTTTTCAAGCCACAGCCATTTCAGCGCTTCCTTCAAACAGTCCTTCGGGCAGACTCCGGCCGAATTCCAGCGCTCGGCACAGCTGCGGCGGAAGTAA
- a CDS encoding DUF1127 domain-containing protein, which yields MHSPNFTIPARNIRSSRLTRPGLFLAIITAARWLARKINERRNRNALMELSDEQLKDIGLSRGQTESDVHVYSRY from the coding sequence ATGCACAGCCCGAACTTCACGATACCGGCCCGAAATATTCGCTCTTCGCGTCTTACGCGACCCGGCCTGTTCCTTGCCATAATCACGGCAGCGCGCTGGCTGGCGCGCAAAATAAACGAACGACGCAACCGGAATGCGTTAATGGAGCTTTCCGACGAACAGCTGAAGGATATCGGCCTTTCCAGGGGGCAGACGGAAAGCGATGTTCATGTCTACAGCCGTTACTAA
- the iolB gene encoding 5-deoxy-glucuronate isomerase gives MPNLKVKPSGTHGRVTHVTPENAGWTYVGFDLHRMKPGETVSGETGDREVCLVWVTGKGKASAGTKDFGTLGGRMNPFEGAPHALYIPMESTWSVTAETDLELAVCSAPGSGTYQAKAIPPGTHPQVTRGKGTNVRYVNNIMPEDDSSAHSLLVVEVITPGGHTSSYPPHKHDQDDLPNESFLEETYYHRLNPPQGFAFQRVYTDDRSLDEAMALEDGDVTLVPKGYHPCAACHGYDLYYLNVMAGPQRIWKFHNAAEHEWLLKA, from the coding sequence ATGCCCAACCTCAAGGTGAAACCGTCCGGCACGCATGGCCGCGTCACCCATGTCACCCCGGAAAATGCCGGCTGGACCTATGTCGGCTTCGATTTGCATCGGATGAAGCCGGGCGAAACCGTCTCGGGAGAGACGGGCGATCGCGAAGTCTGCCTCGTCTGGGTGACCGGCAAAGGCAAGGCATCGGCCGGCACCAAGGATTTCGGCACGCTCGGCGGCCGCATGAACCCGTTCGAAGGCGCCCCGCATGCGCTCTATATCCCGATGGAATCGACATGGTCGGTGACGGCGGAGACCGATCTGGAGCTCGCGGTCTGCTCCGCACCCGGCAGCGGCACCTATCAGGCAAAGGCGATCCCGCCCGGCACGCATCCGCAGGTGACGCGCGGCAAGGGCACGAATGTGCGCTACGTCAACAATATCATGCCGGAAGACGACAGCTCGGCGCATTCGCTGCTCGTCGTCGAGGTGATCACGCCTGGTGGACACACCTCCTCCTATCCGCCGCACAAGCACGACCAGGACGACCTGCCGAACGAGAGCTTCCTGGAAGAGACCTATTACCATCGCCTCAACCCACCGCAGGGCTTCGCTTTCCAGCGCGTCTACACCGACGATCGCTCGCTCGACGAGGCAATGGCGCTCGAGGACGGCGATGTGACGCTGGTGCCAAAGGGCTATCACCCCTGTGCCGCCTGCCATGGCTACGACCTCTACTACCTCAACGTCATGGCCGGACCGCAGCGGATCTGGAAATTCCACAATGCAGCCGAGCACGAGTGGCTGCTGAAGGCGTAA
- the iolE gene encoding myo-inosose-2 dehydratase translates to MKAKLGMSPIAWWNDDLPELSDDVSLEECLRQSRSAGFTGMEQGRRFPSNPEEMLPILRAADVTLCGGWFSGTLVNEELAANKDRIAPMIALFKAVNAPCIVYGEVGRSIQGDRSKPLATKPRLSDDEMKAYARRVTEFGEWCAEQGMPLSYHHHMAAVVETEPELDAFMRHSGEGIPLLLDAGHLAFAGGDVLRAIENHHARINHVHVKDIRKPVVDGLDRSRQSFLDAVALGAFTVPGDGSLDFGAIVQRLADHGYEGWFVVEAEQDPRKAPPQKMAEIGHAELMRVMTAAGYTVETEGFPKG, encoded by the coding sequence ATGAAGGCCAAACTCGGCATGTCGCCCATCGCCTGGTGGAACGACGATCTTCCTGAGCTCAGCGATGACGTGTCCCTCGAGGAATGCCTGCGGCAATCGCGCAGCGCAGGTTTCACCGGCATGGAGCAAGGCCGCCGTTTCCCTAGCAATCCGGAAGAGATGCTCCCGATCCTGCGCGCTGCCGACGTGACGCTGTGCGGTGGCTGGTTCTCCGGCACGCTGGTCAATGAGGAGCTTGCCGCCAACAAGGACCGCATCGCGCCGATGATCGCGCTGTTCAAGGCGGTCAATGCACCTTGCATCGTTTATGGCGAAGTCGGTCGCTCCATCCAGGGCGACCGCTCCAAGCCGCTCGCGACCAAGCCGCGCCTCTCCGATGACGAGATGAAGGCCTATGCGCGTCGCGTCACGGAATTCGGGGAATGGTGCGCCGAGCAGGGCATGCCGCTCTCCTACCACCATCACATGGCCGCCGTCGTCGAAACCGAGCCGGAACTCGACGCCTTCATGCGCCATTCGGGCGAAGGCATTCCGCTGCTGCTCGATGCCGGGCATTTGGCCTTTGCCGGCGGCGACGTGCTCCGCGCCATCGAGAACCACCACGCCCGTATCAACCATGTTCACGTCAAGGACATCCGCAAGCCTGTGGTGGATGGGCTGGACCGCAGCCGGCAGTCCTTCCTCGATGCGGTGGCACTTGGCGCCTTCACGGTGCCGGGCGACGGCTCGCTCGATTTCGGCGCCATCGTCCAGCGGCTTGCCGATCACGGCTATGAAGGCTGGTTTGTCGTCGAGGCCGAACAGGATCCGCGCAAGGCCCCGCCGCAGAAAATGGCCGAGATCGGCCACGCCGAATTGATGCGCGTCATGACGGCTGCGGGCTATACCGTGGAGACAGAAGGCTTTCCCAAGGGATAG
- the iolD gene encoding 3D-(3,5/4)-trihydroxycyclohexane-1,2-dione acylhydrolase (decyclizing), producing the protein MGKTIRLTMAQAVAHFLKVQMTIVDGKKVPIFGGVWAIFGHGNVAGIGEALYQVRGELTTYRAHNEQGMAHAAIAYAKANFRTRFMACTSSIGPGALNMVTAAGVAHVNRIPVLFLPGDVFANRAPDPVLQQIEDFGDGTVSANDAFRPVSRYFDRITRPEQIITALKRAMQVLTDPLDCGPVTLSLCQDVQAEAYDYPESLFEEKVWATRRPQPDADELANAIALIKASQKPVIVAGGGVLYSQATKELAAFAEAHGIPVVVSQAGKSSINESHPLALGSVGVTGTSAANAIAEETDLVIAVGTRCQDFTTGSWALFKNDSLKMIGLNIAAYDAVKHDSHPLVTDAREGLKALSAGLSGWKVPAALAEKAAVEKKAWMEAAARAMATTNTALPSDAQVIGAVARTIGGENTTVLCAAGGLPGELHKLWPATAPGSYHMEYGFSCMGYEIAGGLGAKMARPERDVVVMVGDGSYMMMNSELATSVMLGLKLNIVVLDNRGYGCINRLQMGTGGANFNNLLKDSYHEVMPEIDFRAHAESMGAIAVKVASIAELEQALAASKKNDRTSVFVIDTDPLITTEAGGHWWDVAVPEVSPREEVNEARKGYVEARTAQRIG; encoded by the coding sequence ATGGGCAAGACGATACGGTTGACGATGGCGCAGGCCGTCGCACATTTCCTGAAAGTACAGATGACGATCGTCGACGGCAAGAAAGTGCCGATCTTCGGCGGCGTCTGGGCGATCTTCGGTCACGGCAACGTCGCCGGCATCGGCGAGGCGCTCTATCAGGTGCGCGGGGAATTGACGACCTATCGCGCACACAACGAACAGGGCATGGCGCATGCCGCGATCGCCTATGCCAAGGCAAATTTCCGCACGCGCTTCATGGCCTGCACGAGCTCGATCGGTCCGGGCGCGCTGAACATGGTGACGGCCGCCGGCGTGGCGCATGTCAATCGTATTCCCGTTCTCTTCCTGCCGGGCGACGTGTTTGCCAACCGCGCGCCGGATCCGGTGCTGCAGCAGATCGAGGATTTCGGCGACGGCACGGTTTCGGCCAATGATGCCTTCCGTCCGGTTTCGCGCTATTTCGACCGCATCACCCGGCCCGAGCAGATCATCACGGCGCTGAAGCGCGCCATGCAGGTCCTGACCGATCCGCTCGATTGCGGCCCGGTGACATTGTCACTCTGCCAGGACGTTCAGGCGGAGGCCTATGATTATCCGGAAAGCCTGTTCGAGGAAAAAGTCTGGGCGACCCGCCGGCCGCAGCCGGATGCGGACGAGCTCGCAAATGCCATCGCGCTGATCAAGGCATCGCAGAAGCCCGTGATCGTTGCCGGCGGCGGCGTGCTTTATTCCCAGGCGACGAAGGAGCTTGCCGCCTTTGCCGAGGCCCACGGCATTCCCGTCGTCGTCAGCCAGGCGGGCAAATCGTCGATCAACGAGAGCCATCCGCTGGCGCTTGGTTCGGTCGGCGTCACCGGCACCTCGGCGGCGAATGCGATCGCCGAAGAGACGGACCTCGTCATCGCCGTCGGCACGCGCTGCCAGGATTTCACCACCGGCTCCTGGGCGCTGTTCAAGAACGACAGCCTGAAGATGATCGGCCTCAATATCGCCGCCTATGACGCGGTGAAGCACGACAGCCATCCGCTGGTGACCGATGCCCGCGAGGGGCTGAAGGCGCTGTCGGCTGGGCTTTCCGGCTGGAAGGTGCCGGCAGCACTCGCCGAGAAGGCGGCTGTGGAGAAGAAGGCCTGGATGGAGGCCGCGGCCAGGGCGATGGCGACGACCAATACCGCCCTGCCCTCCGATGCGCAGGTGATCGGCGCGGTGGCGCGCACGATCGGCGGCGAGAATACGACGGTTCTTTGCGCCGCAGGCGGCCTTCCCGGCGAATTGCACAAGCTCTGGCCGGCGACGGCGCCGGGCAGCTATCACATGGAATACGGTTTTTCCTGCATGGGTTACGAGATTGCCGGAGGGCTCGGCGCCAAGATGGCGCGTCCCGAACGGGATGTCGTCGTCATGGTCGGCGACGGTTCCTACATGATGATGAATTCCGAGCTCGCCACCTCGGTCATGCTCGGCCTCAAGCTCAACATCGTCGTGCTCGACAATCGCGGTTACGGCTGCATCAACCGGCTGCAAATGGGGACTGGCGGCGCCAACTTCAACAATCTGCTGAAGGACTCCTATCACGAGGTGATGCCGGAGATTGATTTCCGCGCGCATGCCGAAAGTATGGGCGCCATCGCCGTCAAGGTCGCCTCGATCGCCGAGCTGGAGCAGGCGCTCGCCGCCTCGAAGAAGAACGACCGCACCTCGGTCTTCGTCATCGACACCGATCCGCTCATTACCACCGAGGCCGGCGGCCACTGGTGGGATGTCGCAGTGCCTGAGGTCAGCCCCCGCGAAGAGGTCAACGAAGCACGCAAGGGCTACGTCGAAGCACGCACCGCCCAGCGCATCGGCTAG